A genome region from Gigantopelta aegis isolate Gae_Host chromosome 3, Gae_host_genome, whole genome shotgun sequence includes the following:
- the LOC121390673 gene encoding uncharacterized protein LOC121390673 yields the protein MNNNRNGRTPDYRHLAIAATVFNPLLGSVALTTNELAKRRLSNSELTSANIFYFVTISLSVFSIGSMVTAVCMLSMHVVLQQSQPRLQDESRVVLRQPNWWCKQEVVRLNITMETDVSVDMFCDTNNMTSWLNTIDKARQAVFIKQTSFVVPNLKLKSKSKKQKQQKHE from the exons ATGAATAATAACAG aaatgGAAGGACGCCAGACTACAGACACCTTGCCATTGCTGCTACTGTTTTTAACCCTCTGTTGGGCAGCGTGGCGCTGACAACCAACGAGCTCGCCAAACGACGGCTAAGCAACAGCGAGCTGACGTCCGCCAACATCTTCTACTTCGTCACCATATCGCTGAGCGTGTTCAGCATCGGCAGCATGGTCACCGCCGTCTGTATGCTGTCCATGCACGTCGTGCTGCAGCAGAGCCAGCCGCGACTTCAGGACGAGTCGCGAGTGGTGTTGAGGCAGCCCAACTGGTGGTGCAAGCAAGAGGTGGTCAGGCTGAACATCACCATGGAAACAGATGTCTCCGTTGACATGTTCTGTGACACAAACAATATGACTTCATGGTTAAATACAATTGACAAAGCGCGACAAGCGGTGTTTATAAAACAGACTTCATTTGTAGTTCCTAACCTAAAactaaaaagtaaaagtaagaaacaaaaacaacaaaaacatgaatgA